A region from the Nostoc sp. HK-01 genome encodes:
- a CDS encoding glycosyl transferase family protein, whose amino-acid sequence MSIDFTVAIPTYNGERRLPQVLERLQNQVGIENLTWEIIIVDNNSKDCTAKLIYNYQQNWQQPFPLRYIFEAEQGAAFARNRAIIEAKSELVGFLDDDNLPDANWIIAAYRFAQAHQQAGAYASQIHGCFEVKPPEHLKPILFYLAITERGETPHQYYPHRQGFPPTAGLVVRRNAWKENVPQQLFLVGRIGSSMLGGEDAEALFYIQKAGWEIWYNPAMEVDHIIPAWRLEKGYLLSLMRGIGLTRYYLRMLLIQTWQRPFAFFAYLLNDTRKVILHFIFYRQVISTDIVAACEMERLISTLISPVYIWRLKMQKVIVNVKNK is encoded by the coding sequence ATGTCTATTGATTTTACTGTAGCCATTCCTACTTACAATGGCGAGAGACGTTTACCTCAAGTATTAGAGAGATTACAAAATCAGGTTGGTATTGAAAATCTTACTTGGGAAATTATTATTGTTGATAATAATAGTAAGGATTGTACAGCAAAACTAATTTATAACTATCAACAAAACTGGCAACAACCATTTCCTTTAAGATATATATTTGAAGCCGAACAAGGAGCAGCTTTTGCTAGAAATAGAGCAATTATTGAAGCCAAAAGTGAACTTGTCGGTTTTTTAGATGATGATAATTTACCAGATGCTAACTGGATTATAGCAGCTTATCGATTTGCACAAGCTCATCAGCAAGCTGGAGCTTACGCTAGTCAAATTCATGGTTGTTTTGAAGTAAAACCACCAGAACATCTTAAACCAATCTTATTTTACTTAGCAATTACTGAAAGAGGTGAAACACCTCATCAGTATTATCCTCATCGTCAAGGTTTCCCTCCCACAGCTGGCTTAGTAGTCAGAAGAAATGCGTGGAAAGAAAATGTTCCTCAGCAACTTTTCCTGGTCGGAAGAATTGGTTCATCTATGTTAGGTGGTGAAGATGCTGAAGCCTTATTTTATATTCAAAAAGCCGGTTGGGAAATTTGGTATAACCCAGCAATGGAAGTAGATCATATCATTCCTGCTTGGCGCTTAGAAAAAGGCTACCTTTTATCGCTTATGCGTGGAATTGGTTTAACTCGATATTACTTAAGAATGTTGTTAATTCAAACTTGGCAAAGACCTTTCGCTTTTTTTGCATATTTGTTGAACGATACCCGTAAAGTAATATTGCATTTCATATTTTATCGACAAGTTATATCTACTGATATTGTCGCAGCTTGTGAAATGGAAAGACTTATCAGTACTCTAATTAGTCCTGTTTATATCTGGAGACTAAAAATGCAGAAAGTTATTGTCAATGTCAAAAACAAGTAA
- a CDS encoding ABC transporter-related protein, with product MAIAFNSRQILNKRRHSVHPLHRLLDYGHQYRKQIWLALGCSILNKLFDLAPPGLIGVAVDVVVKQQDSIIAQLGVKDVFGQFLILSLLTAIIWILESVFEYAYSKLWRNLAQNIQHNLRLDAYNHLQDLELAYFEERSTGGLMSILSDDINQLERFLDVGANDIIQVATTVIIIGGAFFILAPSVAWMAMSPMPFILWGSFAFQKLLAPRYADVREKVGYLNGRLVNNLSGITTIKSFTAEDYESYRLAQDSEAYKKSNSKAIKLSAAFVPLIRMLILVGFTALLLYGGMAAVAGKMTVGTYSVLVFLIQRLLWPLTRLGDTFDQYQRAMASTKRVMNLLDTPLTIHPGNVALPVDKVRGEVEFKNVTFAYKDRFAVITNLSLQIPAGKTIAIVGSTGSGKSTLVKLLLRFYEVETGKITVDGINIQDLNLRDLRRCIGLVSQDVFLFHGTVAENIAYGTFAATQEEIITAAKVAEAHEFIENLPQGYETIVGERGQKLSGGQRQRIAIARAVLKNPPILILDEATSAVDNETEAAIQRSLEKITVNRTTIAIAHRLSTIRNADCIYVMEYGQLVESGTHEELLEKNGVYASLWRVQSGLT from the coding sequence GTGGCTATAGCATTTAATTCTCGTCAGATATTAAACAAGCGTAGACATTCAGTGCATCCCCTCCACCGCCTGCTTGACTACGGACACCAGTATCGTAAGCAAATTTGGTTAGCACTTGGTTGTTCAATTCTCAACAAACTTTTTGATTTAGCACCACCGGGATTAATTGGTGTGGCGGTGGATGTAGTAGTAAAGCAGCAGGATTCTATCATTGCTCAGTTGGGTGTAAAAGATGTCTTTGGACAATTTTTAATTCTTTCTCTACTCACTGCCATCATTTGGATACTAGAGTCGGTTTTTGAGTACGCTTACTCTAAACTGTGGCGCAATTTAGCGCAGAATATTCAGCATAACCTGCGACTGGATGCTTACAACCATCTACAAGATTTGGAATTAGCTTATTTTGAAGAACGCAGCACTGGTGGTTTGATGTCCATCCTCAGTGATGATATCAACCAACTAGAGCGTTTTTTGGATGTGGGAGCCAATGACATTATCCAGGTTGCCACGACGGTAATCATTATCGGTGGAGCTTTCTTTATATTGGCTCCTAGTGTAGCGTGGATGGCGATGTCGCCGATGCCCTTTATTCTCTGGGGTTCCTTTGCTTTTCAAAAGCTGCTTGCACCACGTTATGCTGATGTCAGAGAAAAAGTCGGCTATTTAAATGGGCGACTGGTAAATAATTTAAGCGGTATTACTACGATTAAAAGTTTTACCGCCGAAGATTATGAAAGTTACCGTTTAGCCCAAGATAGCGAAGCTTATAAAAAAAGTAACTCTAAAGCAATTAAACTTTCGGCTGCATTTGTTCCCCTAATTCGGATGCTGATTTTAGTTGGGTTTACCGCATTACTATTATATGGTGGAATGGCTGCTGTTGCGGGAAAAATGACGGTCGGCACCTACAGTGTGTTGGTGTTTTTAATTCAAAGGTTGTTGTGGCCTTTAACTAGACTAGGAGATACTTTTGACCAATACCAGCGGGCGATGGCTTCTACTAAACGAGTAATGAATTTATTGGATACACCACTTACAATTCATCCAGGAAATGTAGCCTTACCTGTGGATAAAGTACGCGGTGAAGTGGAATTTAAAAATGTCACCTTTGCTTATAAAGATAGATTTGCGGTAATTACAAATCTATCTTTGCAAATTCCCGCTGGCAAAACGATCGCCATTGTCGGTTCTACAGGTTCCGGTAAAAGTACCCTCGTCAAGCTATTATTACGGTTTTATGAGGTGGAAACTGGCAAAATTACAGTAGATGGAATTAATATCCAAGACTTAAATTTGCGTGATTTGCGCCGTTGTATAGGCTTAGTTAGCCAGGATGTATTTCTCTTTCACGGCACGGTAGCAGAAAATATTGCTTATGGGACTTTTGCTGCTACACAAGAGGAAATCATTACAGCGGCTAAAGTGGCAGAAGCCCATGAATTTATTGAAAATCTGCCCCAAGGTTATGAGACAATTGTCGGAGAACGCGGACAAAAGCTATCTGGTGGACAACGCCAAAGAATTGCGATCGCGCGTGCAGTGTTAAAAAATCCCCCGATTTTGATTTTAGATGAGGCTACCTCAGCCGTAGATAATGAAACCGAAGCTGCTATCCAGCGATCGCTAGAAAAGATTACAGTAAATAGAACCACAATTGCGATCGCTCATCGTCTTTCCACTATCCGAAATGCCGATTGTATTTATGTCATGGAATATGGACAATTAGTAGAATCGGGAACTCATGAGGAATTGCTAGAGAAAAATGGAGTTTACGCTAGTTTATGGCGCGTGCAGTCGGGTTTGACATAG
- a CDS encoding putative glycosyl transferase — protein sequence MPLVSVIIPVYNAEKTIQKTIKSVLEQSLPDFELIIINSSSSDSTLNQISSFQDCRIKLFTYPQANASVNRNRGLLHTTTEFVSFLDADDLWKPDKLKSQYQALQEHNDATVAYSFTDAIDENDNFLRKCSHATWTGNVYAQLLLDDFIGSGSNVMVRRQAFREVGEFDELLTNAEDTDMWLRLAANYNFIPIKKVQILYRISTNSKSSNILGSEASNLRIINKVFNNVPPTFKHLKPYRVANLYKYLSYKALTVEPGQQKTFHAARFLWMIIINDSTILKKMIIYKAIIKLIIMSILPKQIAKLLLDKFPKISDVSTFFGYIKTEIK from the coding sequence ATGCCACTAGTATCTGTCATAATTCCTGTTTATAATGCTGAGAAAACAATTCAAAAAACCATTAAATCTGTTTTAGAGCAAAGTTTACCTGATTTTGAATTAATTATAATTAATTCTTCTTCCTCCGACTCAACATTAAATCAGATTTCTAGTTTTCAAGACTGTCGCATCAAATTATTTACCTATCCTCAAGCGAACGCGTCTGTAAATCGTAACCGTGGATTATTACATACCACTACTGAATTTGTTAGCTTTTTGGATGCTGATGATCTATGGAAACCAGATAAACTGAAGTCACAATATCAGGCATTACAAGAACATAACGATGCTACTGTGGCTTATAGTTTTACTGATGCCATTGATGAAAATGATAATTTTTTACGGAAATGCAGCCACGCCACTTGGACAGGTAACGTTTATGCACAACTATTACTAGATGACTTTATTGGTAGCGGTTCTAATGTGATGGTGCGTAGACAAGCTTTTAGAGAAGTTGGTGAATTTGATGAATTACTAACTAATGCAGAAGACACTGATATGTGGTTAAGATTAGCTGCTAATTATAATTTTATTCCTATCAAAAAAGTTCAAATTCTTTATCGAATATCTACTAACTCTAAGTCTTCTAATATTTTAGGCTCTGAAGCATCAAATTTAAGAATTATTAACAAAGTATTTAATAATGTACCTCCTACATTCAAGCATTTAAAACCTTATAGAGTTGCTAACCTTTATAAATATCTTAGCTACAAAGCACTTACAGTAGAGCCAGGACAACAAAAAACTTTTCATGCTGCTCGTTTTTTATGGATGATTATCATCAATGACAGCACTATTCTAAAAAAAATGATTATTTATAAAGCTATTATTAAACTAATAATTATGAGTATATTGCCTAAGCAAATAGCTAAACTATTACTTGATAAATTTCCAAAAATATCTGACGTTAGTACTTTTTTTGGTTATATCAAAACAGAAATTAAGTGA
- a CDS encoding group 1 glycosyl transferase, translating to MKIAYTTVNDILNQNSWSKDVQGVCAAAYHISKHLIDESIELDYLGPLSKNFTALTKLKWSFYHYISKKDYYRWAEPLIAKDYARQVQIKLKILNSDIVLCPENIVPIAYLDCKQPIVIWTDTTLSSLINFYRHMNNLCQENIRNIHLMEAEALNRCQLIIYTSDWAAKTAMTTYNIPANKIKVVPYGANLVCNRNFEDIHNIIQSKSISPCKLLFIGVDWIRKGGNVAFQITKELNNLGLKCELTIVGCKPNINEALPQFVKYIDFIDKSKKSGLEKINQLFTEAHFLILPTTADCTPHVVAEANSFGVPAISTNVGGLATLIHDEINGKIFPLDANISAYCNYIIKLMANYNDYKQLSLSSFNEYQQRLNWHVAVQKTKQLINDLIV from the coding sequence ATGAAAATTGCTTACACCACTGTAAATGATATTTTAAACCAAAACTCTTGGTCAAAAGATGTTCAAGGAGTTTGTGCCGCAGCCTATCATATATCAAAACATTTAATAGATGAATCTATTGAACTAGACTATTTAGGCCCACTTAGTAAAAATTTTACAGCTTTAACTAAATTAAAATGGAGCTTTTACCACTATATATCTAAAAAAGATTATTATCGTTGGGCAGAACCATTAATAGCGAAAGATTATGCTCGTCAAGTTCAGATAAAATTAAAAATTCTTAACTCAGATATAGTATTATGTCCAGAAAATATAGTGCCAATTGCTTATCTAGACTGTAAGCAACCGATTGTAATCTGGACAGATACTACCCTCAGTTCTTTAATAAATTTTTATCGGCACATGAATAATTTGTGCCAAGAAAATATTCGTAACATCCATTTAATGGAAGCAGAAGCCTTAAATCGGTGTCAGTTAATTATCTATACATCTGATTGGGCTGCTAAAACAGCTATGACGACATATAATATTCCTGCCAATAAAATTAAAGTAGTTCCTTATGGAGCTAATTTAGTATGTAATCGTAACTTTGAGGATATACATAATATTATTCAATCTAAATCTATCAGTCCATGCAAACTATTATTTATAGGCGTTGACTGGATAAGGAAAGGCGGTAACGTAGCTTTTCAAATTACAAAAGAGTTAAATAATCTGGGGTTAAAATGTGAATTAACAATAGTTGGATGCAAACCAAATATTAATGAGGCTTTACCACAATTCGTAAAATATATAGATTTTATTGATAAATCTAAAAAATCTGGATTGGAAAAAATAAATCAATTATTTACAGAAGCTCATTTTTTAATTTTGCCAACTACAGCAGACTGTACTCCTCACGTTGTGGCTGAAGCTAACTCCTTTGGAGTACCTGCTATATCTACAAATGTAGGTGGACTAGCTACTTTAATACATGATGAGATCAATGGAAAAATATTTCCATTAGATGCCAATATTTCAGCTTACTGCAACTATATAATTAAACTTATGGCTAATTATAATGATTATAAACAACTTTCTTTATCATCGTTTAATGAGTATCAACAGCGATTAAATTGGCATGTCGCAGTCCAGAAAACTAAACAATTAATTAATGATTTAATTGTTTAA